From one Anopheles bellator chromosome 1, idAnoBellAS_SP24_06.2, whole genome shotgun sequence genomic stretch:
- the LOC131212232 gene encoding J domain-containing protein CG6693 encodes MSKAILKTCEKLYGTKDLYTLFGVEKKASEQEIKKAYYRLSMKTHPDRVPEEDKKNATERFKVLSKLYGVLTDKDKRAIYDERGIVDDDGEDGEDILKARWHRLFTPLTVEEIDDFKKTYIGSELERNDIKKAYLNGRGCINYMNQMVPFMSCEDEPRVAQIVQELIDAQEVPAYDAFLKEPKAKRDRRHKKYAREAKEADKMKREKREDDSEMASLQKQIALRNTARKSAFESMIDSLVSRYGDEDGSQEFESPKRKRANSKKSADTKPQTTRKNKSRAAKS; translated from the exons ATGTCGAAGGCTATTCTGAAAACTTGCGAGAAGCTCTACGGAACCAAGGATTTGTACACACTCTTTGGGGTCGAGAAAAAAGCATCTGAGCAGGAAA TTAAAAAGGCCTACTATCGTCTGTCTATGAAGACGCATCCCGATCGCGTTCCCgaggaagataaaaaaaatgctacGGAAAGGTTCAAGGTGCTGAGCAAACTTTACGGAGTGCTGACGGATAAGGATAAGCGCGCTATATACGACGAACGGGGCATCGTTGACGATGACGGGGAGGACGGGGAGGACATTCTGAAAGCCAGATGGCACCGTCTCTTCACTCCACTGACCGTGGAGGAAATTGACGATTTCAAGAAAACCTACATCGGTTCCGAGCTCGAGCGAAACGACATCAAGAAGGCGTATCTGAACGGTCGCGGTTGTATCAACTATATGAATCAGATGGTTCCTTTCATGAGCTGCGAAGATGAACCGCGGGTGGCACAGATTGTGCAGGAACTTATCGATGCGCAGGAGGTGCCGGCGTACGATGCCTTCCTCAAGGAGCCGAAGGCAAAACGCGATCGCCGTCACAAGAAGTATGCCCGCGAAGCCAAGGAAGCCGATAAAATGAAGCGCGAGAAGCGTGAGGACGACAGCGAAATGGCTTCACTGCAGAAACAGATTGCTCTCCGCAACACCGCACGGAAGAGTGCGTTCGAGTCCATGATCGATTCGCTCGTATCGCGCTATGGCGATGAGGACGGGTCGCAAGAGTTCGAATCGCCGAAACGGAAGCGAGCCAACAGCAAGAAATCGGCTGACACAAAACCGCAAACTACTCGCAAGAACAAAAGTCGTGCAGCCAAATCCTAA